In the Verrucomicrobiota bacterium genome, CTATAATAGGATAAAATCAACAAAAGAAATTATTTTTTTATTAAATTCAGGACCCAAAATAGCTACTATCTCCACATTAAAGCTCCCCCCAAAATCAAATTAATGGGGGAATCCGAATAAATCCTGATTGCAGACTTGCCAAATTCATAAATACCCTTTTTGTTTCAGCTCTATGAGTAACAAGGTATTAGAAGGTAAAAATGGGATCGTTTTTGGTGTCGCTAACAAACGAAGCATTGCCTGGGCAATTGCCCAAGCCTGGCATGAGGCCGGAGCAAAGCTGGCATTCACTTACCAAGGTGAACGGTTAAAAGAAAATGTTGAAGAGCTTGTCGGCACTTTTGGTTCGGACACTCCCATCTATCCTTGTGATGTAACCAGCGACGAGCAAATTGCCCAAGTCTATCAAAATGTCCAAAAGGATTTTGGTAAACTCGACCTCCTCCTGCATAGCGTAGCATTTGCCCCTAAGGAAGCCCTCGAAGGCCAATTTATCAATACTACTCGGGATGCCTATCTCACAGCCCATAATATTAGTGCTTATTCCCTCATTGGTGTTACCCGCGGCGCCCTCCCCTTGATGACCGATGGTGGCAGCGTGGTCACAATGACCTATTATGGTTCAGTCAAAGTCGTCCCTCATTATAATGTCATGGGTGTAGCTAAAGCTTCCCTTGAAGCAACTACACGTTATCTGGCCTATGATTTGGGCCCACAAAAAATCCGGGTTAACGCCATCAGTGCAGGCCCGATGAATACACTGGCCGCCCGTGGCATCAGTGGATTCACACACATGCTGAAGCATTACGAAGAGCATTCACCCCTCAAGAGAAATGTAGACCCTTCAGAGCTCGGGGCGACGGCGACATTTTTGGCCAGTCCGGGCGCAGCAGCCATTACCGGTCAAGTGCTCTATGTGGACTGTGGTTATGAAATTATGGGCATGTAATCCTGTCCTACCTGAGTAACACAAATTCTCACCGTTGTATTTTTCAGTCAAATGCAACGGTTTTTTGTTTTTTTGAACCTTTCACCTTTTCATTTGCCCATTTGCCATGAGTGTGTAATTTAAGATTTTTAGCAAGAGCATGTTACGTTACTACCCATTTAGAATAAACCGTTTCATTGGGAAAACAGATTCAATCCTCAGAATCTGTTTGTATTTCTATTTAGGCATTACTCTTTTCGCACAGACCCCTCCACCCGCTGGAGTGAGCGAAAAGCTAGAGATTAAATTTCCCCTCACCTACATAGAAAAAACCGATGGTAAGGTATCCATCCAAGAGACCACGCTGACGATTACTCCCATCCCCACTAACCCTACGGAAGGTCCCAAAATCACCTTTAACTCCGAAACACCGGGGGAAGCCCAACATCTTGCAATCCTCCCTCACCTACAAGTAGCATCCCTCCAATCGGCCT is a window encoding:
- a CDS encoding enoyl-ACP reductase, with translation MSNKVLEGKNGIVFGVANKRSIAWAIAQAWHEAGAKLAFTYQGERLKENVEELVGTFGSDTPIYPCDVTSDEQIAQVYQNVQKDFGKLDLLLHSVAFAPKEALEGQFINTTRDAYLTAHNISAYSLIGVTRGALPLMTDGGSVVTMTYYGSVKVVPHYNVMGVAKASLEATTRYLAYDLGPQKIRVNAISAGPMNTLAARGISGFTHMLKHYEEHSPLKRNVDPSELGATATFLASPGAAAITGQVLYVDCGYEIMGM